A window of the Paraburkholderia phytofirmans OLGA172 genome harbors these coding sequences:
- a CDS encoding ParA family protein: protein MPTIVFVSPKGGAGKTTSALVLAEQIARSVPVTVIDADPNHPIKTWADGPNTPANLTVVSNADEENMIDVIEEAASRTPFVIVDLEGTAAKIVLLAVSQADLVIVPTQGSQLDAAQASRALRVIKQQEKMSRRAVPYGVLITRTNPVIRTRTTSHLANAFREAGIDLFETELHEREAFKALFAFNQPLSHLDPKDVSNVDKAVANAEAYAAEVIELLRRASQPQEAA from the coding sequence ATGCCCACCATCGTTTTCGTTAGCCCGAAGGGCGGCGCCGGCAAAACCACTTCGGCACTCGTTCTCGCGGAGCAAATCGCGCGCTCGGTACCCGTCACCGTTATCGACGCGGATCCGAACCATCCCATCAAGACGTGGGCGGACGGCCCAAACACTCCCGCGAATCTGACCGTCGTTTCGAATGCCGATGAAGAGAACATGATTGACGTGATCGAGGAGGCGGCCTCGCGCACGCCATTCGTGATCGTCGACCTCGAGGGCACAGCCGCGAAGATCGTGCTGTTGGCCGTCAGTCAGGCCGACCTCGTGATCGTGCCGACGCAGGGGTCGCAGCTGGACGCCGCGCAAGCCTCGCGCGCTCTCCGGGTGATCAAGCAGCAGGAGAAAATGTCCCGGCGCGCGGTGCCGTATGGCGTGCTCATCACGCGCACTAACCCGGTCATCCGCACGCGCACGACGTCGCATTTGGCGAACGCCTTTCGCGAGGCCGGCATCGACTTGTTCGAGACTGAGCTTCATGAGCGTGAGGCATTCAAGGCCCTTTTTGCCTTCAATCAGCCGCTGTCCCACCTAGATCCGAAAGACGTCAGCAACGTTGACAAGGCCGTGGCGAACGCCGAAGCATACGCAGCCGAGGTAATCGAGCTGCTGCGCCGCGCGAGCCAGCCGCAGGAGGCAGCATGA